The following proteins are encoded in a genomic region of Nonomuraea muscovyensis:
- a CDS encoding MFS transporter: MSATPASRPPIQRSETLAPRAAVAMFGLLLVAYAVNAMDRMVFPVLLVEVRAEYGFSLEAAGLQATVFALGMGLAGLPAGRLQRLLGRKRTIVAGTVVFSVATALTAASAGFADMLLWRVLSGAGEALQLAAIITVASSAFPARRGVAIGSVNMAFAAGSVIGPAFGASLLEDYGTWRAPMLAYGAIGVILAVAVVLLVSPLLTEAEPSAAAAAHIGGAASLLSRNPLVLAAVITLFGLADFAFIGLYASYLREELGFGSGSAGFVVGLSGLAAFASPLGGHLVDRFSPRVVLAALNVAVAACGCALFLGPGSAGWQGTFSFLFGLFASSGVYVAAAGYLVKSVDAANVSRAAGMFVTCVYVAASVAGLLFSSLVATAGWTVAAMVQIVGFSAVGAALALALRPDLFSTTTTPARDHS, encoded by the coding sequence ATGAGTGCCACCCCCGCCTCCCGGCCCCCGATCCAGCGCAGCGAAACCCTGGCCCCCCGCGCCGCCGTGGCCATGTTCGGCCTGCTCCTGGTCGCCTACGCCGTCAACGCCATGGATCGCATGGTCTTCCCCGTCCTGCTCGTCGAGGTCCGCGCCGAGTACGGCTTCAGCCTCGAGGCGGCGGGGCTGCAGGCCACCGTCTTCGCCCTCGGCATGGGCCTGGCCGGGTTGCCCGCCGGACGGCTGCAACGCCTGCTCGGCCGCAAGCGGACGATCGTAGCCGGCACCGTGGTCTTCTCGGTCGCGACCGCCCTGACGGCCGCGTCGGCCGGATTCGCCGACATGCTGCTGTGGCGCGTGCTGTCCGGCGCGGGGGAGGCGCTCCAGCTCGCCGCGATCATCACGGTGGCCTCCAGCGCCTTCCCCGCCCGCCGCGGAGTGGCGATCGGCAGCGTCAACATGGCCTTCGCCGCCGGATCGGTCATCGGCCCGGCGTTCGGTGCGAGCCTGCTGGAGGACTACGGCACCTGGCGGGCGCCGATGCTGGCCTACGGAGCCATCGGCGTCATCCTCGCCGTGGCCGTCGTGCTGCTCGTCTCGCCCCTGCTCACCGAGGCGGAGCCGTCCGCGGCGGCCGCCGCGCACATCGGCGGCGCCGCCTCGCTGCTGTCACGCAACCCCCTCGTGCTCGCCGCCGTCATCACCCTCTTCGGGCTGGCCGACTTCGCCTTCATCGGCCTGTACGCCAGCTACCTGCGTGAGGAACTGGGCTTCGGCTCCGGAAGCGCCGGGTTCGTCGTCGGGCTGTCCGGGCTGGCGGCTTTCGCCTCCCCGCTGGGCGGCCACTTGGTGGACCGGTTCAGCCCCAGGGTCGTGCTCGCGGCCCTGAACGTCGCCGTCGCGGCGTGCGGGTGCGCGCTGTTCCTGGGGCCCGGCTCGGCCGGCTGGCAGGGGACGTTCTCGTTCCTGTTCGGGCTGTTCGCCAGCAGCGGCGTGTACGTCGCCGCGGCGGGCTACCTCGTCAAGTCCGTCGACGCGGCGAACGTCAGCCGTGCGGCCGGCATGTTCGTCACCTGCGTCTACGTCGCCGCGAGTGTCGCCGGGCTGTTGTTCAGCAGTCTGGTCGCCACGGCCGGCTGGACCGTCGCGGCCATGGTGCAGATCGTCGGCTTCTCGGCCGTCGGCGCCGCCCTGGCCCTCGCCCTGCGCCCTGATCTGTTCAGCACCACCACCACACCAGCACGGGATCACTCATGA